One Salvelinus fontinalis isolate EN_2023a chromosome 27, ASM2944872v1, whole genome shotgun sequence genomic region harbors:
- the LOC129825065 gene encoding serine incorporator 1-like yields the protein MGAVLGLCSMASWIPCLCGTAPCLLCRCCPSGNNSTVTRLIYAFFLLLGVGIACIMLMPGMEEQLKKIPGFCDGGMGTSIPGVQGHVNCDVLVGYKAVYRVCFGMAMFFLLFSLLMVKVKSSQDPRAAVHNGFWFFKFAAATAITTGAFFIPEGAFTTVWFYIGMAGAFCFILIQLVLLIDFAHSWNESWVEKMEEGNSRCWYAALLSATTINYILSLVSLVMFYVYYTHTDGCTENKAFITVNMLLCVGASVMSILPQIQESQPRSGLLQSSIVTLYTMYLTWSAMTNEPDRKCNPSLLGIIGLNNTTPAGKDHPVVQWWDAQGIVGLVLFLMCVLYSSVRNSSNTQVNKLTLTSDESALIEDGPHPENFDVEDGENRAVDNEKDGVTYSYSFFHFMLFLASLYIMMTLTNWYSPDSSYETMTSKWPSVWVKISSSWICIALYVWTLAAPLVLVNRDFD from the exons ATCCCCTGCCTGTGTGGCACTGCCCCCTGCCTGCTGTGCAGATGCTGCCCCAGTGGGAATAACTCCACTGTCACCCGACTTATCTATGCCTTCTTCCTCCTTTTGGGTGTGGGCATCGCATGCATCATGCTAATGCCAGGGATGGAAGAGCAACTCAAGAAG ATTCCAGGATTCTGTGATGGGGGGATGGGTACATCAATCCCAGGTGTGCAGGGTCATGTCAACTGTGATGTCTTGGTTGGCTACAAGGCTGTGTACCGTGTCTGCTTTGGCATGGCCATGTTCTTCCTGCTCTTCTCCCTCCTTATGGTCAAGGTCAAGAGTAGCCAGGATCCTAGAGCTGCAGTACACAACGG GTTTTGGTTCTTCAAGTTTGCTGCTGCGACTGCCATTACCACCGGTGCATTTTTCATTCCAGAGGGTGCCTTCACAACTG TTTGGTTCTACATAGGAATGGCTGGAGCTTTTTGCTTCATCCTGATCCAGCTGGTCCTGCTGATTGACTTTGCCCACTCCTGGAATGAGTCCTGGGTGGAGAAAATGGAGGAGGGCAACTCTCGCTGCTGGTATGCAG CTCTGCTGTCTGCTACAACCATCAACTACATCCTGTCCCTTGTGTCTCTGGTCATGTTCTACGTCTACTACACCCACACTGACGGCTGCACTGAGAACAAGGCCTTCATCACTGTCAACATGCTGCTGTGTGTGGGAGCCTCAGTCATGTCCATCCTGCCACAGATTCAg GAGTCCCAGCCAAGGTCCGGGTTGCTGCAGTCTTCCATTGTGACTCTGTACACCATGTATCTCACCTGGTCTGCCATGACCAATGAGCCAG ACAGGAAATGCAACCCAAGCTTGCTGGGTATCATTGGCCTCAACAACACCACCCCAGCTGGCAAGGACCATCCTGTTGTTCAGTGGTGGGATGCCCAGGGCATTGTGGGGCTGGTCCTGTTCCTGATGTGTGTTCTATACTCAAG CGTCCGCAACTCCTCCAACACCCAAGTGAACAAACTGACTCTGACCAGTGACGAGTCTGCACTGATCGAGGATGGCCCCCACCCTGAGAACTTTGACGTGGAAGATGGCGAGAACCGGGCCGTGGACAACGAGAAGGACGGAGTCACCTACAGCTACTCCTTCTTCCATTTCATGCTCTTCCTGGCCTCCCTCTACATCATGATGACCCTCACCAACTGGTACAG CCCCGACTCCAGCTATGAGACAATGACCAGCAAGTGGCCCTCTGTGTGGGTGAAGATCTCCTCCAGCTGGATCTGCATTGCCCTGTATGTGTGGACCCTGGCTGCCCCACTGGTCCTGGTCAATCGAGACTTTGACTGA